From the genome of Eucalyptus grandis isolate ANBG69807.140 chromosome 2, ASM1654582v1, whole genome shotgun sequence, one region includes:
- the LOC120290313 gene encoding two-component response regulator ARR17-like yields MDGHDVASWRRRTHGIGALDSLQPSSDSGEAHVLAVDDSLVDRKVIERLLRISSFRVTTVESGSRALQFLGLDEDKSSGHFDGLNLKVDLIITDYCMPGMTGYDLLKRVKESSALREIPVVIMSSEKVLARIDRCLEEGAEEFIMKPVKLSDVKRLKVYMRRDSGERNESEAENRVNVNPKRKLREEEEEEDDDNYDDSDLSASSPSPPACSVSSSPPSASSSCLSSPSMAAAAAATAAATASASTADKRWLRMNGGD; encoded by the exons ATGGACGGACACGACGTCGCCTCGTGGCGGAGGAGGACGCACGGCATCGGCGCCTTGGATTCGCTTCAGCCCTCTTCTGATTCCGGAGAGGCTCACGTCCTGGCCGTCGACGACAGCCTCGTCGATCGGAAAGTCATCGAGCGATTGCTCAGAATCTCTTCCTTCAGAG TGACTACCGTGGAAAGTGGAAGCAGAGCTCTGCAGTTTCTGGGTCTGGACGAGGACAAAAGCTCCGGTCATTTCGAT GGGCTGAACTTGAAGGTGGATTTGATCATCACGGACTATTGCATGCCTGGAATGACTGGATACGATTTGCTCAAAAGAGTTAAg GAATCGTCTGCTTTGAGAGAGATACCCGTAGTGATCATGTCATCCGAGAAGGTCTTGGCACGTATCGACAG GTGTTTGGAGGAAGGAGCGGAGGAGTTCATCATGAAGCCTGTGAAGCTATCGGACGTGAAGCGATTGAAAGTGTACATGAGGAGAGACTCCGGAGAGAGAAACGAAAGCGAAGCCGAGAACAGAGTGAACGTGAATCCGAAGAGAAAGCtgcgagaggaggaggaggaggaggacgacgacaATTACGATGATTCAGATCTCTCGGCGTCATCGCCATCGCCGCCAGCTTGCTCTGTCTCATCGTCGCCACCTTCGGCTTCTTCGTCGTGCCTGTCCTCCCCCTCCatggctgctgctgctgccgccactgccgccgccaccgcctcggCATCGACCGCGGATAAAAGATGGCTGAGGATGAACGGCGGTGATTAG